The Macaca nemestrina isolate mMacNem1 chromosome 1, mMacNem.hap1, whole genome shotgun sequence genome contains the following window.
TGGTAGCAGACGACGCTTTCTGTGCCTCCTGATTGAGGGTATCAGGGTGGAGATCAGGGACTAAGACCAGGCTCCAAAGGGCTCGGGAtcccccaggcccagctcccAGCCCAGGATGTCCTTTCTCTTCCCACAAGAGAAAAAGAACCCAGACCCACCCCTCCTCTCTGCCAGAGTCTGACCCACATACCCATCCATCCCCCACTGTTTCCACTCCTGAAATGACTCCTCATCTCCCACTGTCCCTCCTCTGTCCCCAATCATCCCACCGCAATGGCCCCACAGTAAGAGACATCAGAGAGGGCCAGGGTACCTGGGGGTCCTGATCTCCAGACTCTTGGGTCCTGCTGATCCACAGGTTGAGTCTTGATGTCACAACCCCTGAGAGCCTCAAGTTCTCCTAAAAAGAGAACCTTCCATCTCAGGGTTTGGGGCCCTTGGCAGCAGCGAGGCATGTTCAGAGGCCCTGGAATGGGATAGGACTCTCCCTCACTCCCATATGCATCCAGCATGTGCCACATATACCTGGGAcagccccctccccttctcccaggGAGCTGTGTGCCCAGCTAAGGAGATGGGCTCAGGAACGTGAATGGGAACTCAAGTGAAGGTTCTGCCAACATTAATTGACACATGAAAACAGTTTTCCAGCACTGCCACAGCCAAGATTTGGGTTTTGGAGATGTCAGGGCTAATCACCCTAAGGACCCTGGTGGGGCCTGAGCCCCTCACCTTCCGGCTGGAGGCTGGTTCTGCTCGGCTCTGGCCCACCAGTTCCTTCTCAAAGAGGTGACGCTTGCTGGCTACACCCACAGGAGCCACGAATAACTCAGTGCGAGGGGAACCCGGAGACTTGACAGATTCTGATCTCTGGGAACCAAGAACACCAACAGCTGACCCACGCCGAGGAGGGGCAAGGGCCATGCCCACCACTCATCCTGCCCTCCACCCCTCAGGAGAAGCCCCCACCCACCCGTATGGCTGTGTGGTATCTCTCCAGCTTCTCTCCCAACTTCACTGTGTTGGCTGGGAGCTTCATACTGGCACTGCAGGATGGAAGATGGAACAGGCGAGCCAAGTGAGACACCCAGGCAGACCAGGTCTGCCCCCATGGCCTGAGAAGCAGCCCCATCACGCTTTCTCTTTGTGGCCAAGAGAAACGTGGCCCTCCATCACACAGCAGGCTGTGCTGACTCGGCCAAGGTGAGGAACTTACAGACTCCAGGGATTTCCCTCCACTCCCGAGAAACGTCCCATACAACAGGACATCCCCAAGatgtccctccttcccttctcctccataCCTTGTCACTTCCACTGCAAAACACCTCCCGAAGCAGGCCCTTCCTTTCCATCTTCCCCATCACAGCAATCGCCACCTACCTGCTCTCCCGGCCTGCCATCATGAGCTCTCCACATGGCTGCTCCTACCTCAAATCTAATCCTGTCCTTCCAGCTCGGACCCCGCAGGCCTTGGCACAGCACACAAGGCTCTAGTGATCTGggtcctccccttccctccccaacAGTATGCCTGTGTGCTGGCCAGCTGGACACCATGCTCTTCACTCTGCCTTttcacatgctgttccctctatTTAAAACACTATTCCTCCAGTTTTACACGTGCAAACTTCCTACTAGTTCATGGAAAATCGATTGCTCCATGACACCTTCCCCAGCTCTCACAGGCTGAGCAGGTGCAGCTACTCCTGAGCTCCTAGCCCTGGGTTCATATTCCTGTGTCCCTGTCCCTCCTTGGTTGGCCAGTATGCAATGGTATCATGTTTGGGAGAACTGCTATAGGTTCGCTGGGTGGGTATGAGTTGCTTGAGGACAGCAGCTGTGTCATTTGTCTTTgcattcctcctcctccaccccaagcCTAGCCTAGTGTAGTAGGCTCCAGTAAATGTTCATGGGGCAGATGAATACAGCATGAGTGGATGACATTCCTAACACACAAGCATATCTGCTTCTCAGATCCTatttcagttttgcttttttatttcaaagCATAGTCCTCAGGCTACTTGCATCAACACCACTGAGCCCAGGAATCCTTGTTAAACCTGCAGACCCACAGCCCCCCAACCAGGCCTGCTGGAGCAGGGGCTTCCCCTCCCTTACACTGTCTGTGGTCTCCCTCCCAGAAAGCCACCTTTCCCTCTCCTAACCTCAAGGCTAAACCCTTAATCCCCTTTTGGGGCCCCACCCAAGCCCTACCTCCTCCGAGCAGCTCTCCCTGATCCCTCCCCCTCCTTGTTCCATCTCATCCCAACTGAGTCCATCCTGTTAATCCCATCCCCCTGCCAGATCTGGAGCCCTGGGCAAGGACTGCACCTTCCTCTCATGTACCCTACTGCACAGCCTGGCACAAGGAGGGCAGGTGCAGGTACTCAGAAAATAGCCTGAATATGGCCAAATAGGAAAGAACCAGAGCCTCCAGGCCGCCCACCTGCGAGTTAGGGTTGTTTCTGAGTTGTCTTTCTTGGGGTTCATCTGAAATGAGAAGGAAAGGCATTGGTGTATGGGAGTCCCCGGGAAATTGGTGGCCCCCTCGAGTGAGGACAGACatgtcctcctcctcttcagacCTCCCACCCCTTCTACCAGGGGTCAACCCCCACCAAAGAAATATGTGGACAAGCCTTCATTAAAGATCATTGTTTGTATCTGGAAGACACAGGTTCCCACCCACTAATATGGGTCAGAAGTCTTTCTTCAGGCTTCCTTCtcagggcacctgtaatcacctATTTCCTATCTGCCTCCCACTGCCCATGAGCTCTGTGGGGGCACCAGTCACTATCGGGCCACCtctccagggcctggcacacattAGAGGCGTGATACaaaatgattgagtgaatgaccCAGTGAACAGAAGAACTAAGAACAAACACCAGGGCAAAACAAGATGAGATTTCCCCAATCCACATAGTTTGTTCTATTGGGACACTGGCAGAGCAGGGAGAACTAGGAGACCCTTGCTGCTCTctgttcctcccctcccctcctagACAAGTCTCCTAGGTGAGGCCAGGAACTGATGAAGGCAGGTGTGGACCTCCCTGCAGCCGAGGACCTGCCCTGCCTGTCCGGTCTTCATGCAGCCCTGGCCTTACCCACTAGGTGGGGCTACTCATGCTTATTGGAACCTACCTCCCAGGTCACTAACCTGCTCTTCTCTGCTGAATACAGCCTTGTCTGTTCAGGGCCACCCACGGGAATCCAAAGCCCATCTCTATCCAGAGGAGCTTCCTACCTAACCTATGGCTTCTATGTTGTAATGGATGCGGGCTTCCTCCGCTTGCCCTCCACAGGCTCCCAGACCAAGGTGCCCAGCATTCTCACCCGAAAGGAGATGGTCCTGGGGCTGGAGCGTTTGAGGGAGCTGCTGTAGGTTCGCTGTGTGGGTGAGGACATATCTGCCTCTTCCTCCTTGCTGGGGATTTTCACCTGGATGGAGCAGGGGGAGTGTCACACAAGAGGTCTAGGGcccaggaggccagggcagccATAGACCCCATGGCTCACCCCAGGAGCTACAGGAAGAGGGGAGAGTGGGACAGCCCTGTgccttctctcctgcctccttcatCTGCTGTGGGAGTAGCTCACGGACAAAGTCCCTTGGGGCTAGGGCACCAGGCAGAGCTTTCTAGGGGAGCTTCTAGAAGGATCTGAGGCTTCCCATTAGTCTGCCAGGGTCCTGGAGCCCAGGCCCTGGATGAGGATATGGTGGAGGGCACCAGCTGCTCCCTGCCCCACAGCTGGTGCCCCTTTAAGCTCCAGCAGCCtgccccatctcagcctccctgctCTGACCGTGGTTAGAAACAGGCAGGGAAAGAAGAGACTTCCAAGGCCAGCCTgcaggtgggaggatggagggagCCAGGGAACCAGGGATTACCTGGGTGAGACTGGCCGGCAGGGCCAGCCGGGTGGCAGAGTAGAAGGGTGGGAGGGGCGGGACACTGCCAACCTGGAGTGTGACGGGTGGAAGGCGGGAGGCCACAGTCGGAGGGTCTGAAGCCCCCTGCTCTGTCAAGGAGGGCAGGTTCTTCCCGGGGAGGGCCCTTCCTCTTTGCTCCTTGGTGGTGGCTGGGCTTCCTCCAGAGGCTGGCAGCTCCTGCGCCAGGGGCTGCTCTGAGGCTGTGGCCCTCTTTGGGGCCAGCTTGGCATCTGCAGTTGGGCTCTTCTCTGAGGACAGTGCCTTCTCGAAGATGGATGCTTTCTCAGACACCAGCCTTCTTCCTGAGCCCAGTGCCATCCCTGGGGCTGGCGACTTCTCGGAGACACTCGATTTTTCTAGAACAGACTTTTTCTCTGagctgtttcttttctctgaCACTATCTTCTCCGATAGGGATGTCTTCTCCGAGGCCAGCACCTTCTCGGAGATGGAGGTTCTCTCGGAGACCAGACTCTTTTCAGGTGCCGTCTTCTCTGGCATGGATGATTTCTCCAAGACTGGGGACTTCTCTGGaacccctttcttcctccctcctggcTCCCTGCCCGTCAAGCTCTCCTCCTCCAGGGCCCAGGGGCCCCGCTGTTCCCGACTCAGTCTCCGGCGAGGTGGGATTTCCAGTTCCTTCTTGGGGACTAGGGGTTGCTGTGTGGCCTGCCCAGGGCTCAAGctgtccctcccctcctctgcctccagccTCTCCCGGATGGGGGCCTGtgcagcctccaccacctgcCGCCTCTGCCTCCGCTCCTGCCGTGTTCTGAGGATGCTCTGGATGTCCTCACCCTCATCTTtggaggctgggggcagtggcttgGGCACCTCTGCTTCTTCCACGCTCGGTAGTCTGAGTCAGAAGATGGGAGACAGAATCAGAGGATAGAGGTGGACGAGACCCTAAGTATACCTAACCCAATGGAGATGCTGCCAGAGCCACCAAGGAGGAGGTGAGGAAGTCAGGCCCTGGCATCCCTGGCTCACCACCACCTTTATCCACTCGATATATTGCACTTCCAATTTATCATCTGAACAAAGCActctatgctttttaaaaagtttataaattcCTATGAAGTCCAACAACTCCATGTTCAGACACAGTCAACAGACCCTGAATAACTAATTTAATATGGGCCAGAGCCTGTGCGGGGCATTGGGGATCAAAAGGAATAAGCATAGTCACTGCCCCTTAGATCTTAGATCAAGACTAAAGATGTCCAGggatttgttcaaggtcacacagctaattggTGGGGGAGCTGGGAGCAGAACCTAAGGCTTCTGATGTACCATTCCACACTCCTGTCAGTTTTGTGGGTGCAGCCGAGACTAGGTGACAGCCACAGGTACTTGTGCAGCCCAGCTCTGGACATCCTCCAAAGTCTGGGGCCAGGCAAGGctaggggaggggggaggggaggagagaggggaagggggagaggagaggggaggggaagggggatgggggagggaagggaggggaggggaggggagatcaACACAGCCCTGTTCTCCCTTCTCAGCGACCCgaagaaacaaaagcaacatGAGAGGATTGTCCAAAACCCTTAGCACCCGGCCTCCAGCAAAAGGAGATTCTTTTCCTTCCTCACCACCCTGCTCTCCATGTGCTTTCAGGCAAGTTAGCTTactgtctgggcctcagttttcaaATCTGCAAATTGGGCTTGTTAGGAAGCAAAATGAGACTCGTGAGGGTGCCCAGCACAGTCCTGGCATATAGGTGGCATTCAGTAAACCCCAGGCTCTTCCCCACCTCATAATCCCAAAATCTGGATGGCAAAACTAGCCCCAGGGTTCTTCTCCTCAGAAGTAAATtataggccaggagcagtggctcacacctgtaatcccagcactttgggaggctgaggcaggtggatcacctgaggtcaggagttcaagaccagcctggtcaacatgtcgaaaccccatctctactaaaaatacaaaaattagccaggcatggtggcaggtacctttaatcccagctacttgggaggctgaggcaggagaatcgcttgaacccaagaggtggaggttgcagtgagccaagattatgccactgcactccagcctgggtgacagagcgagactccatctcaaaaaagaaaaaaaaaggcagccaggtgtggtggctcacgcctgtaatcccggcactttgggaggccaaggcgggcggatcatgaggtcaagagatcgagaccatcctggccaacatggtgaaaccccatttctactaaaaatacaaaaattagctgggcatggtggtgcacgcctgtagtcccagctactggggaggctgaggcaggataactgcttgaaccagggaggcggaggttgcagtgagccgagatcacaccactgcactccagcctagcaacagagcaagacttactctcaaaaaaaa
Protein-coding sequences here:
- the LOC105484711 gene encoding ladinin-1 isoform X1 — translated: MAVSRKDWSALSSLARQWTLEDEEEQERERRRRHRNLSSTTDDEAPRLSQNGDRQTSASERLPSVEEAEVPKPLPPASKDEGEDIQSILRTRQERRQRRQVVEAAQAPIRERLEAEEGRDSLSPGQATQQPLVPKKELEIPPRRRLSREQRGPWALEEESLTGREPGGRKKGVPEKSPVLEKSSMPEKTAPEKSLVSERTSISEKVLASEKTSLSEKIVSEKRNSSEKKSVLEKSSVSEKSPAPGMALGSGRRLVSEKASIFEKALSSEKSPTADAKLAPKRATASEQPLAQELPASGGSPATTKEQRGRALPGKNLPSLTEQGASDPPTVASRLPPVTLQVKIPSKEEEADMSSPTQRTYSSSLKRSSPRTISFRMNPKKDNSETTLTRSASMKLPANTVKLGEKLERYHTAIRRSESVKSPGSPRTELFVAPVGVASKRHLFEKELVGQSRAEPASSRKENLRLSGVVTSRLNLWISRTQESGDQDPQEAQKASSATKRTQWGQKSDSSLDAEV